Proteins from one Fusobacterium periodonticum 1_1_41FAA genomic window:
- the glpX gene encoding class II fructose-bisphosphatase gives MKRELALEFARVTEAAALAAHKWVGRGKKESADQAGVDAMRTMLNRLAIDGEIVIGEGEIDEAPMLYIGEKVGLIYNEEEKDSATYVDPVDIAVDPVEGTRMTAQGQPNAITVLAVGKKGSFLKAPDMYMEKLIVGPEAKGKIDLSKPLEDNIHAVAKALNKELKDLMIVILDKPRHKELIKDLQNMGVKVYALPDGDVAGSILTCMIDSDVDMLYGIGGAPEGVISAAVIRALGGDMQARLKLRSEVKGTSLENDKISKFEKLRCEEQGLKVGEILKLEDLAKDDEIIFSATGITGGDLLEGVKRKGSIARTQTLVVRGLSKTVRYINSIHNLDFKDEKITHLVK, from the coding sequence ATGAAGAGAGAACTAGCACTAGAATTTGCAAGAGTAACAGAAGCTGCGGCATTAGCAGCACATAAATGGGTTGGTAGAGGAAAAAAAGAATCAGCTGACCAAGCAGGTGTAGATGCTATGAGGACTATGCTTAATAGACTTGCTATTGATGGAGAAATAGTTATAGGAGAAGGAGAAATAGATGAAGCTCCTATGCTATATATTGGAGAAAAAGTTGGATTAATCTATAATGAAGAAGAAAAAGATTCGGCAACTTATGTTGACCCTGTAGATATTGCTGTTGACCCTGTAGAAGGAACAAGAATGACAGCACAAGGACAACCAAATGCTATAACAGTGTTAGCAGTTGGAAAAAAAGGAAGTTTCTTAAAAGCTCCTGATATGTATATGGAAAAATTAATTGTTGGACCTGAAGCAAAAGGGAAAATAGATTTATCTAAACCACTTGAAGATAATATTCATGCTGTTGCTAAGGCATTAAATAAAGAATTAAAAGATCTAATGATAGTTATTTTAGATAAACCAAGACATAAAGAATTAATAAAAGATTTACAAAATATGGGAGTAAAAGTATATGCACTACCTGATGGAGATGTTGCTGGTTCAATACTAACTTGTATGATAGATTCTGATGTTGATATGCTTTATGGAATTGGAGGAGCACCTGAAGGTGTTATATCTGCAGCTGTTATAAGAGCCTTAGGTGGAGATATGCAAGCAAGATTAAAACTTAGAAGTGAAGTTAAAGGTACTTCTCTTGAAAATGATAAAATCTCTAAATTTGAAAAATTAAGATGTGAAGAACAAGGATTAAAAGTTGGAGAGATTTTAAAACTTGAAGATTTAGCAAAAGATGATGAAATAATTTTCTCAGCAACTGGTATCACTGGTGGAGATTTACTAGAAGGTGTAAAGAGAAAAGGAAGTATTGCTAGAACTCAAACTCTTGTAGTAAGAGGATTATCTAAAACTGTAAGATATATAAATTCTATACATAATTTAGATTTTAAAGATGAAAAAATAACTCATTTAGTTAAATAA
- a CDS encoding FtsB family cell division protein, with the protein MSKRVGWLILIIGLCLVTLRVIVQINHNMSKKKSIQEEIKIINKKIEETEANIAKYDRKIESLDDDFEKERVARNMFQMVRDNEVIYKYVEKDKHANNIKEER; encoded by the coding sequence ATGAGTAAAAGAGTAGGTTGGCTTATTTTAATAATAGGTTTATGTTTAGTGACATTGAGGGTAATAGTTCAGATAAATCATAATATGTCAAAAAAAAAGAGTATTCAAGAGGAAATAAAAATAATCAATAAAAAAATTGAAGAAACAGAGGCTAATATAGCAAAATATGACAGAAAAATTGAGTCTTTAGATGATGATTTTGAAAAAGAAAGAGTTGCGAGGAACATGTTTCAAATGGTAAGAGATAATGAAGTAATCTACAAATATGTAGAAAAAGATAAACATGCAAATAATATTAAGGAGGAAAGATGA
- the def gene encoding peptide deformylase, producing MVFEIRKYGDDVLKQIAKEVELSEINDEFRKFLDDMVETMYETDGIGLAAPQVGVSKRVFVCEDGNRKIRKIINPVIEPLTEETQEFEEGCLSVPGIYKKVERPKKVKLNYLNENGETVEEIAEDLLAVVVQHENDHLNGILFVEKISPIAKRLIAKKLANMKKETKRIMEENE from the coding sequence ATGGTTTTTGAAATAAGAAAATATGGTGATGATGTTTTAAAACAAATTGCTAAAGAAGTAGAACTAAGTGAAATAAATGATGAGTTTAGAAAATTCTTAGATGATATGGTTGAAACTATGTATGAAACAGATGGTATAGGTCTTGCTGCTCCACAAGTTGGAGTGAGTAAAAGAGTTTTTGTTTGTGAAGATGGAAATAGGAAAATAAGAAAGATAATTAATCCTGTTATAGAGCCTTTAACAGAAGAAACACAAGAATTTGAAGAAGGTTGCTTATCTGTACCAGGAATATATAAAAAGGTTGAAAGACCTAAAAAAGTAAAATTAAATTACTTAAATGAAAATGGAGAAACAGTGGAAGAAATTGCCGAAGATTTATTAGCAGTTGTAGTTCAACATGAAAATGATCATTTAAATGGAATTTTATTTGTTGAAAAAATTTCTCCTATTGCAAAAAGACTTATTGCAAAGAAATTAGCTAATATGAAAAAAGAAACAAAAAGGATAATGGAAGAAAATGAGTAA
- the priA gene encoding primosomal protein N', translated as MQYFDIYIDSTKGIYTYSDKNDEFEIGDNVIVPFRNIKKTGFIIRKNLKENFDFKVLNISSKVKNSLKLSEEQIKLIEWINDYYLASYDSIIKAMIPKNVKIKYNNIYCINFEKNNLLIENSTNDIIKYIISLATISYNTAKTKFKKKTIDSLVEKEFLSLEDNSIQVKIEKFLELKEENKDIFEYLYKKTFIKKEKLEEKFKRNDIKELEEKEILKVEASLNEKKEYSTEEVEKIQKNGSLLNEEQLAVKDKIINSDKKYFLLKGVTGSGKTEIYIELIKSAFFEGYGSIFLVPEISLTPQIIERFQSEFKNNIAILHSALSDVERAKEWESIYTGEKKIVLGVRSAIFSAVKNLKYIILDEEHEATYKQDSSPRYNAKYVAIKRCLDEGAKLILGSATPSIESYYYAKSGIYELLNLDKRFANAELPDIEIVDMKQEDDLFFSKTLLEEIKNTLLRDEQVILLLNRKGYSTYIQCKDCGYVEECDSCSIKMSYYKSLNKYKCNYCGRQIHYTGKCSKCGSTNLIHSGKGIERVEEELRKYFDVPMVKVDSDLSKNKDNFSKIYKDFLNKKYSILIGTQIIAKGLHFPDVTLVGVINSDIILNFPDFRSGEKTFQLLTQVSGRAGRAGKKGKVIIQTYEPENNVIKDSKEENYELFYNREINSRKVFSYPPFSKILNIGFSSEDEKRLIEVSREFYEEIKNQDIELYGPMPSMVYKVQKRYRMNIFAKGSRAKIDMFKRYLKKKLDEFNDDKVRIVVDIDPINLM; from the coding sequence ATGCAATACTTTGATATTTATATAGATTCGACTAAGGGAATATACACTTATTCAGATAAAAATGATGAGTTTGAAATAGGAGATAATGTAATAGTACCTTTTAGAAATATAAAGAAAACAGGTTTTATTATAAGAAAAAACTTAAAAGAAAACTTTGACTTCAAAGTATTGAATATTTCATCTAAGGTAAAAAATTCTTTAAAATTATCAGAGGAGCAAATAAAACTTATTGAATGGATAAATGATTATTATTTAGCCTCTTATGATAGCATAATAAAGGCTATGATACCAAAAAATGTAAAAATTAAATATAATAATATCTATTGTATTAATTTTGAGAAAAATAATCTTCTAATAGAAAATTCAACCAATGATATAATTAAATATATAATATCTTTAGCTACTATTTCATATAACACAGCAAAGACTAAATTTAAGAAAAAAACTATAGATAGTTTAGTTGAGAAAGAATTTTTATCATTAGAAGATAATAGTATTCAAGTAAAAATAGAAAAGTTTCTTGAATTAAAAGAAGAGAATAAAGATATTTTTGAATATCTATACAAGAAAACTTTTATAAAAAAAGAAAAATTAGAAGAAAAATTTAAAAGAAATGATATTAAAGAACTGGAAGAAAAAGAAATATTAAAAGTAGAAGCTAGTTTAAATGAGAAAAAAGAGTATAGTACAGAAGAAGTTGAGAAAATTCAAAAGAATGGTTCTCTTTTAAATGAAGAACAATTAGCAGTTAAAGATAAAATTATAAATTCAGATAAGAAGTATTTTCTTTTAAAAGGAGTAACAGGTTCAGGAAAGACTGAAATATATATAGAACTTATTAAAAGTGCCTTTTTTGAAGGTTATGGAAGTATATTTTTAGTTCCTGAAATTTCCTTAACTCCTCAAATAATTGAAAGATTTCAATCTGAATTTAAAAATAATATAGCTATTTTACATAGTGCTTTGAGTGATGTAGAAAGAGCTAAAGAATGGGAAAGTATTTATACTGGTGAAAAGAAAATAGTTTTAGGAGTAAGATCAGCTATTTTTTCAGCAGTGAAAAATTTAAAGTATATTATCTTAGATGAAGAGCATGAAGCAACTTACAAACAAGATAGTAGTCCAAGATATAATGCAAAATACGTAGCTATAAAAAGATGTTTAGATGAAGGAGCAAAATTGATACTAGGTTCAGCCACTCCTTCGATAGAAAGCTACTATTATGCAAAGTCAGGAATTTATGAACTTTTAAATTTAGATAAAAGATTTGCTAATGCTGAATTACCTGATATAGAAATAGTAGATATGAAACAAGAAGATGATTTATTCTTTAGTAAAACCCTTCTTGAAGAAATAAAAAACACTCTATTAAGAGATGAACAAGTTATATTGTTACTTAATAGAAAAGGATATTCAACATATATTCAATGCAAAGATTGTGGTTATGTTGAAGAATGTGATAGTTGCTCTATAAAAATGAGCTACTATAAGAGTCTAAATAAATATAAGTGTAATTACTGTGGTAGACAGATACACTATACAGGAAAATGCTCAAAGTGTGGAAGCACAAATTTAATTCATAGTGGTAAAGGAATTGAAAGAGTAGAAGAAGAGTTAAGGAAGTATTTTGATGTTCCTATGGTGAAAGTAGATAGTGATTTATCTAAAAATAAAGATAATTTTTCTAAAATATACAAAGATTTTTTGAATAAAAAATATAGTATTTTAATAGGAACCCAAATAATAGCTAAGGGTTTACACTTTCCTGATGTAACCTTGGTTGGAGTTATAAACTCAGATATAATTTTAAACTTTCCAGATTTTAGGTCAGGAGAAAAGACATTTCAACTGTTGACACAAGTTTCTGGAAGAGCAGGAAGAGCTGGTAAAAAAGGAAAGGTTATAATACAAACTTATGAGCCAGAGAATAATGTTATAAAAGACAGTAAAGAAGAAAATTACGAATTATTCTATAATAGGGAAATAAATTCAAGAAAAGTTTTTTCCTATCCACCTTTTTCAAAGATTTTGAATATAGGTTTTAGTTCTGAAGATGAGAAAAGACTTATAGAAGTTTCTAGAGAATTCTATGAGGAAATAAAAAATCAAGATATAGAACTATATGGACCTATGCCAAGTATGGTATACAAAGTTCAAAAAAGATACAGAATGAATATCTTTGCTAAGGGAAGTAGAGCAAAAATAGATATGTTTAAAAGATATCTTAAGAAAAAATTAGATGAATTTAATGATGATAAAGTTAGAATAGTTGTGGATATAGATCCGATAAATTTAATGTAG
- a CDS encoding penicillin-binding protein produces the protein MRKKFNILRFLIFLTITTISGYFIYIKNFFLLVTLGFLLIYGTFSYAVMKNWKKKKLFGQRSSLMLLIILFFLIIYALQLLRTQFLLKSKYVGQMNKQLISVSKEVGQRGAIYDSNGKKLAFNKRLYTISINPASLNDEKFHDNILKDIRAIKESGIIPLSENIEEELLELAKENVKYKRIARNVDDEQKKEIIELIANIEREKVKGRPKYKSVLDFERSIDRKYYKSEEYDKLVGMVKETEDTNDEKIGISGLEKQYQNYLVERKRDITKLYGLNKKNTLALSKETLFSDLNGKNIYLTIDADLNFILNDEMKTQFKNVNAYEAYGLIMDPNSGKILAVAAFSKDKDLLRNNIFQSQYEPGSIFKPLIVAAAMNEGFITPNTQFNVGDGRIVRSKKTIKESSRSTRGVITTREVIMKSSNVGMVLISDYFTNALFEQYLKDFGLYDKTGVDFPNELKPYTLPYEEWDGLKKNNMAFGQGIAITPIQMITAFSAVVNGGTLYKPYLVEKITDGEGIVIRRNTPTVVRKVISDKVSESMRSILADTVDKGTGKRARIEGYSVGGKTGTAQLSGGKSGYVRNEYLSSFIGFFPADKPKYVIMAMFMRPQSEIQSNRFGGVVAAPVVGNVIRRIIKEEEGFAKDIEKININSEKIGVPKSNLEAVNYEDVMPDLEGMSPQEVLSVFKETDIDIEVVGTGLVVEQKPAAGDSLKDVKKVKIILK, from the coding sequence TTGCGGAAAAAATTTAATATATTGAGATTTCTAATCTTCTTAACTATAACTACTATATCAGGATATTTTATTTATATTAAAAACTTTTTTTTGCTAGTAACTTTAGGGTTTTTATTAATATATGGAACATTTTCTTATGCTGTTATGAAAAACTGGAAAAAAAAGAAATTATTTGGTCAAAGAAGTAGTTTAATGTTATTAATAATACTCTTTTTTTTAATAATATATGCTCTTCAATTATTAAGAACACAATTTTTATTGAAATCTAAATATGTAGGGCAAATGAATAAACAGTTAATAAGTGTAAGTAAAGAAGTTGGTCAAAGAGGTGCAATATACGATAGTAATGGAAAAAAACTTGCTTTTAATAAAAGACTTTATACAATTTCTATAAACCCAGCTTCTCTAAATGATGAAAAGTTTCATGATAATATCTTAAAAGATATAAGAGCTATTAAAGAAAGTGGAATTATTCCATTGAGTGAAAATATAGAAGAAGAATTATTAGAACTAGCAAAAGAAAATGTAAAATATAAGAGAATTGCTAGAAATGTAGATGATGAGCAGAAAAAGGAAATAATTGAACTGATTGCTAATATAGAAAGAGAGAAAGTAAAAGGTAGACCAAAGTACAAATCTGTTTTAGATTTTGAAAGATCTATTGATAGAAAATATTATAAATCAGAAGAATATGATAAATTGGTAGGAATGGTAAAAGAAACTGAAGATACTAATGATGAAAAGATAGGAATTTCAGGTTTGGAAAAGCAATATCAAAATTATCTTGTGGAGAGAAAAAGAGACATAACTAAACTCTATGGTTTAAATAAGAAAAATACTCTAGCTCTTTCAAAAGAAACTTTATTCTCAGATTTAAATGGTAAAAATATTTATTTAACAATAGATGCGGACTTAAATTTCATTTTAAATGATGAAATGAAAACTCAATTTAAAAATGTTAATGCCTATGAAGCTTATGGACTTATTATGGATCCTAACAGTGGTAAAATATTAGCTGTAGCTGCTTTTTCAAAAGATAAAGATCTACTTAGAAATAATATATTTCAAAGTCAGTATGAGCCTGGTTCAATATTTAAGCCATTGATAGTTGCAGCAGCTATGAATGAAGGTTTCATAACTCCAAATACTCAATTTAATGTTGGAGATGGTCGTATAGTAAGATCTAAAAAGACAATTAAAGAAAGTAGTAGATCTACAAGAGGAGTAATAACTACAAGAGAAGTTATTATGAAATCAAGTAATGTAGGTATGGTATTGATAAGTGACTATTTTACAAATGCTCTGTTTGAACAATACTTAAAAGACTTTGGGCTTTATGATAAAACAGGAGTAGACTTTCCAAATGAATTAAAACCATATACACTTCCTTATGAAGAATGGGATGGTTTAAAGAAAAATAATATGGCCTTTGGACAAGGTATAGCAATAACTCCTATTCAAATGATAACAGCCTTTTCAGCTGTTGTAAATGGAGGAACTCTATATAAACCATATTTAGTTGAAAAGATTACTGATGGTGAAGGAATAGTTATTAGAAGAAATACTCCTACAGTTGTTAGAAAAGTTATATCTGATAAGGTATCAGAGTCTATGAGAAGTATTCTAGCAGATACAGTAGATAAAGGAACAGGGAAGAGAGCACGTATAGAAGGGTATTCAGTTGGAGGTAAAACTGGAACAGCACAGTTAAGTGGAGGAAAATCAGGATATGTAAGAAATGAATATCTATCTTCATTCATAGGATTCTTCCCAGCCGATAAACCAAAGTATGTTATTATGGCAATGTTTATGAGACCTCAATCTGAAATACAATCTAATAGATTTGGAGGAGTTGTCGCAGCTCCTGTAGTTGGAAATGTTATTAGAAGAATTATAAAAGAGGAAGAGGGCTTTGCAAAAGATATAGAAAAAATTAATATAAATAGTGAAAAAATCGGAGTTCCTAAGTCTAACTTAGAGGCAGTAAATTATGAAGATGTAATGCCTGATTTAGAAGGTATGAGTCCTCAAGAAGTTTTATCTGTCTTTAAAGAAACAGATATAGATATAGAAGTTGTTGGAACAGGACTTGTAGTTGAACAAAAACCAGCAGCTGGAGATAGCTTAAAGGATGTAAAAAAAGTAAAGATAATATTAAAATAA
- a CDS encoding YihY/virulence factor BrkB family protein yields the protein MINLFENFKLKDFNTKNLKLMLKRAYEKYKGANSSFWVTSLSFYTILAIVPILAILVSLGSWFGAKDYIINQIKDIAPLKGETLELLTDFSNNLLMDARSNVLAGVGFIFLGSTFIKMFSLIEDAFNEIWHIKKSRSLIRKISDYISFFIFLPLVFITLNGISLFFLAKIKDIGFLYYLIKNILPLLSMTIFFTAVFLVMPNTTVKVFPALVASIIVSVAFFMFQYIFILLQFLLIGYSTVYGSFSVIFIFIIWIRIFWFIVILGVHICYLIQNANFDINIENDAINISFNSKLYITFKVLEEMVNRYLNNQSPVNITELRKVTTSSPFLIGNILDELIRGGYVVSSLDYSEKVFCLTKNIEEIHLKEIYDFIANTGEEIFILQDGKITDDIEKIIIDKDYNRTLKSLGGEVAEKI from the coding sequence ATGATAAATTTATTTGAAAATTTTAAATTGAAAGATTTTAACACAAAGAATCTAAAATTGATGTTAAAAAGAGCATATGAAAAATACAAAGGAGCTAATTCAAGTTTTTGGGTAACATCATTATCTTTCTATACAATTCTAGCTATAGTTCCAATATTAGCTATCTTAGTTAGTTTGGGAAGTTGGTTTGGAGCTAAGGATTATATAATAAATCAAATTAAGGATATTGCTCCTCTAAAAGGTGAAACTTTGGAGCTATTAACTGATTTTTCAAATAATTTGTTGATGGATGCAAGAAGTAATGTATTAGCAGGAGTTGGTTTTATATTTTTGGGTTCAACATTTATAAAAATGTTCTCATTAATTGAAGATGCTTTTAATGAAATTTGGCATATTAAGAAATCAAGAAGTTTGATAAGAAAAATAAGTGATTATATCTCATTTTTTATTTTTTTACCTTTAGTATTTATAACTTTAAATGGGATTTCTTTATTTTTTTTAGCTAAAATAAAAGATATAGGGTTTCTTTATTATTTGATAAAGAATATTCTTCCTTTACTTAGTATGACAATATTTTTCACAGCAGTTTTTTTAGTTATGCCAAATACAACAGTAAAAGTATTTCCTGCACTTGTAGCTTCTATAATAGTTTCAGTTGCTTTTTTTATGTTTCAGTATATCTTTATTTTATTACAATTTTTATTAATAGGTTACAGTACAGTATATGGAAGTTTTTCTGTAATATTCATATTTATTATTTGGATAAGAATATTTTGGTTTATAGTTATTTTAGGAGTTCATATATGTTATTTAATTCAAAATGCAAATTTTGATATAAATATTGAAAATGATGCTATAAATATAAGTTTTAATTCAAAATTATATATAACTTTTAAGGTTTTAGAAGAAATGGTAAATAGATATCTTAATAATCAATCTCCAGTAAATATAACAGAGTTAAGAAAAGTTACAACATCTTCTCCATTTTTAATAGGAAATATATTAGATGAGCTTATAAGAGGAGGCTATGTTGTCAGTAGTTTAGATTATTCAGAAAAAGTTTTTTGTCTAACTAAAAATATAGAAGAAATACATTTAAAAGAAATATATGATTTTATAGCGAATACAGGAGAAGAAATATTCATTTTACAAGATGGAAAAATTACAGATGACATAGAAAAAATCATAATAGATAAAGATTATAATAGGACATTAAAAAGTTTAGGAGGAGAAGTTGCGGAAAAAATTTAA
- a CDS encoding pyridoxal phosphate-dependent aminotransferase gives MRISEKALNMKYSAVRKLAPLATEAESKGVKVYRLNIGQPNIETPELFFEGLRNIPDHVIRYADSRGIKELLDQVIEVYSRDGHVLKKEDIIVTQGGSEALTMAMLAICNPGDEVLVPEPFYSNYKSFIDIAGAKIVPIATDITNDFALPKKEGIKKLISPRTKAILYSNPCNPTGKVYTKEEVELMAELAVENDLFIVADEPYREFIYDDNDKHYSLLDVEKARENTIIIDSVSKHYSACGARVGFLISRNEEFMTYIMKFCQARLAAPTVEQYAVANLMKAPKEYFKEIKEIYNRRRDIIVNSLNKIEGVTCSAPKGAIYAFAKLPVDSSEEFCKWLLTDFRYDNSTVMLAPGEGFYETEGLGKQEVRFSFCVGEEDIEKAMKVLEEALKVYKK, from the coding sequence ATGAGAATTTCAGAAAAGGCATTGAACATGAAATATTCAGCAGTTAGAAAATTGGCACCTTTAGCTACTGAAGCTGAGAGTAAAGGAGTTAAAGTTTATAGATTGAATATAGGTCAACCTAACATTGAGACACCTGAATTATTTTTTGAAGGTTTAAGAAATATTCCAGATCATGTTATAAGATATGCTGATTCTAGGGGAATAAAAGAATTGTTAGATCAAGTAATAGAAGTCTATTCAAGAGATGGTCATGTTCTAAAAAAAGAAGATATAATTGTAACACAAGGTGGAAGTGAAGCTTTAACAATGGCAATGTTAGCTATTTGTAATCCTGGTGATGAAGTTTTAGTTCCAGAACCTTTTTATTCAAATTATAAAAGCTTTATAGATATAGCTGGAGCTAAAATTGTTCCAATAGCAACAGATATAACAAATGATTTTGCCTTACCTAAAAAAGAAGGTATTAAAAAATTAATAAGTCCTAGAACAAAGGCTATTTTGTATTCAAATCCTTGTAATCCAACAGGAAAAGTCTATACAAAAGAAGAAGTTGAATTAATGGCTGAGTTAGCAGTAGAAAATGATTTGTTTATTGTTGCTGATGAACCATATAGAGAATTTATCTATGATGACAATGATAAGCATTATTCATTGTTAGATGTAGAAAAAGCTAGAGAAAATACTATAATAATAGACAGTGTTTCTAAACATTACAGTGCTTGTGGTGCTAGAGTAGGATTCTTAATTTCTAGAAATGAAGAATTTATGACATATATTATGAAGTTTTGTCAAGCAAGACTTGCAGCACCGACTGTTGAACAATATGCAGTGGCTAATTTGATGAAGGCTCCAAAAGAATACTTTAAAGAAATAAAAGAAATCTATAATAGAAGAAGAGATATTATAGTAAATTCTTTAAATAAAATAGAAGGAGTAACTTGTTCAGCACCTAAGGGAGCAATATATGCTTTCGCAAAATTGCCTGTTGATAGCTCGGAAGAATTTTGCAAATGGTTATTAACAGATTTTAGATATGATAACTCGACAGTTATGTTAGCACCTGGAGAAGGTTTCTATGAAACAGAAGGTTTAGGTAAACAAGAGGTTAGATTCTCTTTCTGTGTTGGTGAAGAAGACATAGAAAAAGCAATGAAAGTGCTTGAAGAAGCATTAAAAGTATATAAAAAATAA
- a CDS encoding DNA-binding protein, protein MLLNTQNINEITDFLNTLSFNDFKNIVEQYSNKNNANFDTQMETMVTMSLQSRLNKLGVNCTCPKCNSSLKVKNGKRKNDIQEYKCKECGTKFTAFTNTILEKTRWHWDIWIKVLEMTINNFSIKKMVNILENDYGCTNINEKTVWLWRMKLIHSIATLPMPKLNGVIQVDETFIRESQKSSRKLVSYINGEERTARYGRVSSKYGIMGTEFATVTTAIDSSGYSVCKVTGLGKLTNEMFIDLFSDYFNNPSYICSDGNLVYEKYCEIFNIPHYIKPSNYSDILLKNGYDDCKTVEDREKLMLKLYNNDLIDKITYKGKLNYIEFKNLKTNNKLSLARVNELHKDLKKFIYTDKTNVSTKYLEDYIGFFTYLKNWKVRFNHYPSSKKDIEQIFEEILTAKVNYIVNDIKTKELDLPKPSGKYMNILIEETKKVREITKNKYFKFNEEDGVVTFNKREYLLDIPRYKLYNLCKEYNIKRFRKLAIWSIVTLLLKQSDIDIKIYQLLEKDRYLRNNDE, encoded by the coding sequence ATGTTATTAAATACTCAAAATATAAATGAAATAACTGATTTTTTAAATACTTTATCTTTTAATGATTTTAAAAATATTGTTGAACAATATTCTAATAAAAATAATGCTAATTTTGATACTCAAATGGAAACTATGGTTACTATGAGTTTACAATCAAGATTAAATAAATTAGGTGTTAATTGTACTTGCCCTAAATGTAATTCATCTTTGAAAGTTAAAAATGGCAAAAGAAAGAATGACATTCAAGAGTATAAATGTAAAGAATGTGGAACTAAATTTACTGCCTTTACTAACACTATTCTTGAAAAAACTAGATGGCATTGGGATATATGGATTAAAGTATTAGAGATGACTATTAATAATTTTTCTATAAAGAAAATGGTTAATATTTTAGAAAATGATTATGGTTGTACTAATATTAATGAAAAAACAGTTTGGCTATGGAGAATGAAATTAATTCATTCTATTGCTACTTTACCTATGCCTAAATTAAATGGTGTTATACAAGTTGATGAAACTTTTATAAGGGAAAGTCAAAAAAGTAGTAGAAAATTAGTAAGTTATATAAATGGAGAAGAAAGAACTGCTAGATATGGTAGAGTATCATCAAAATATGGAATTATGGGAACAGAATTTGCGACTGTTACAACTGCTATTGACAGTAGTGGTTATTCTGTATGTAAAGTAACAGGTTTAGGAAAATTGACTAATGAAATGTTTATTGATTTATTTTCTGATTATTTTAATAATCCCTCATATATATGTAGTGATGGCAATTTAGTATATGAGAAATATTGTGAGATATTTAATATTCCACATTATATAAAACCCTCTAATTATAGTGATATATTATTAAAGAATGGATATGATGACTGTAAGACTGTTGAAGATAGAGAAAAATTAATGTTAAAACTATATAATAATGATTTAATAGATAAAATAACATACAAAGGAAAATTAAACTACATAGAATTTAAAAATCTTAAAACTAACAATAAATTAAGCCTAGCAAGAGTAAATGAACTTCATAAAGATTTAAAGAAATTTATATACACTGATAAAACTAATGTAAGTACAAAATATTTAGAAGATTACATAGGTTTTTTTACATACCTTAAAAATTGGAAAGTAAGATTTAATCATTATCCTAGTTCTAAAAAAGATATAGAACAAATTTTTGAAGAAATATTAACTGCAAAAGTAAATTACATTGTAAATGATATTAAAACTAAGGAACTTGATTTACCAAAACCTAGTGGAAAATATATGAATATATTAATAGAAGAAACTAAAAAAGTGAGAGAAATAACTAAAAATAAATATTTTAAATTCAATGAAGAAGATGGAGTTGTAACATTTAATAAAAGAGAATATTTGCTTGATATTCCTAGATACAAGTTATATAACTTATGCAAAGAATATAATATTAAAAGATTTAGAAAACTTGCTATATGGAGTATAGTTACTCTATTATTGAAACAATCTGATATAGATATTAAAATTTATCAATTATTAGAAAAGGATAGATATTTAAGAAATAATGACGAATAA